Within the Tursiops truncatus isolate mTurTru1 chromosome 12, mTurTru1.mat.Y, whole genome shotgun sequence genome, the region ttcccagcaccacttattgaagaggctgtcttttctccactgtatattcttgcctcctttatcaaaaataaggtaaccatatgtgcgtgggtttatctctgggttttctatcctgttccattgatctttatttctgtttttgtgccagtaccataccgtcttgattactgtaggtttgtagtatagtctgaagtctgagagcctgtttcctccagctccatttttctttctcaagattgcttttgctattcagggtcttttgtgtttccatacaaattgtgaaattttttgttctagttctgtgaaaaatgccattggtagtttgatagggactgcattgaatctgtaggttgctttgggtagtagagtcattttcacaatgttgattcttccaatccgagaacgtggtatatctctccatctgtttgtgtcatctttaatttcttttgtcagtatcttataattttctgcatacaggtcttttgtctccttaggtaggtttattcctaggtatgttattttttttgttgcaatggtaaatgggagtgtttccttaagttctctttcagatttttcatcattagtgtataggaatgcaagagatttctgtgcattaattttgtagcctgctactttaccaaattcattgattagctctagtagttttctggtagcatctttaggattctctatatatagcatcatgtcatctgcaaaccgtgacatctttacttcttcttttccgatttggattccttttctttctttcttcttctctgctgtggctaaaacttgcaaaactatgttgaataatagtggtgaaagtgggcaatcttttcttgttcctgatcttaaaggaaatggtgtcagtttttcacctttgagaatgatgttggctgtgggtttgtcatatatggcctttattatattgaggtaagagctctgtatgcctactttctggaggatttttatcattatGGATTTGGCtttgataattttgtttttctattttttaggtAAAGTTAGTTTTCCTGGACTTTATTTAGGAAGGAGGCTTGGTTTAAATAGCTTTTCTGACTTCGTAGAGCTCCCTCTTTGGTTGTTTTCATGCAGCATTAAAAATATGGTCATTTGCTTCCTGAGATTTTGAATCTGTTTCTATTCTCATTTTTACCTGGACCCTCTCTCTCAATGTTTTTGCTGTCTCTgacttgcttaatttttttttttactcccaaGAATGTGGAGTCCTCCCTTGGGAGAGAGCCTTGGTTTCTAAGTTTTGTTGGAATGGGCAAAACTCCTACCAGTTTCATAAGCTATCCTCAGATTGATCTCCTATATTTCACTGTTGGATATTTTGGAGCTCTCCCCTTCTCAGAAGCATCAGATACCCTGCTGCATGCCTTTGCTTTTTCTCACATTTATGCTGACATAGTGTGGGTCTTGTGGTGGTTGATGATTTTCCCCCTCTCTTATCTTGGGGCAAGGGATGCTTTGTCATCTAATTTTGTTGTAAATATGTCTCATGGTGTTTTGATTTTGTAATCTAGTTACTCTGTTTTTATGTAGAGATTTGGAAAATCTAAAATTTATGCTTCTGTTATTACTACTATCTTCCCAGAATTCTCAAATTCCTTTTTAAACAGTTAGGCTCATTTACAATGGCCCTTCATCTTTGCAGCTAGGAGTCAACTgacagaaaggaaatgtaaagCAAACagtgtgctctgtgtgtgtgtgtgtttgcatgtgggCTTATTTGGGGAAGTGAAGTGCAGCTACTGATGGCATTGCTGTATACGTATGTAGGTGTATCCTAAAAGTCCAATGTTTTGACCAGAAATACTTTTCACATTTTGAACATGGGAAGCTTTCCCTTTGGTTTGTGGCATGGGTACTGTTTGTAGAACTAGTCTTTATTTTCGGATGTATTTTTGTCTCTTAGAATGACACTGGCACTACAACATTGCTAATTACCCTGTGAGGGCTTTTTCTGCCTGcaactatttttttcccctagaatcCACAGCTATTCtgatctagaaaaaaaaatgggctttTAGTTGTCCCTGGAGTGTTTCTTTTGTTTGCCACTTATGTCAGTTGATTTTTCAGTGGAGACCTGGTGAGGTCCAATGTCATTTCTACACAGGGCTTCTTGAACAATTTCATTTTGTCAAACCATTTGCTAAATTATTGATTTTGAGATCTGATAAAGTGAAAAGCTTGGGGAAATGGAGGAGCTGCTTTTAATTTAAGGCAAATTtctatgatacaaatgaatggaAGATTTGCTTATCCTTCTTTTTCTACTTATGCCATCATGTATTTGTGATTTGTTTTCCGGCAACTGAAAGCAGAACTATGCAAAATAAGACTTATTAAGTTGTTCCACTTTAGTGGAGATTTTATACTTTTCCAGACTTAACAGTAAGTTATTAAAGTTCAGAAATAGATCTATAGTAGAGCATACAAAttcaaaaaatagttaaaatttttctatGTGCCTTGCACATAGGCTAGTGTGTGATCTACAGTAGAGCATACAAAtgcaaaaaattatttatgtgcaAGGCACATGGGCTATTGTGTGATGACAGGTTGGAAATTAGATGCCTACAATGGCCAGAGAGGTATTAAATGTAAACAGGACCAAGTGTAATACAACAGGGGTTAGTGGAGACTGAAATAATCTAGAGAGAATTGAAGTGTTTATAAAATACTGTGAAGATAACAAAAAAATGCCTGTGTACTCAATACAGTGTATATGCCTGCAAATTTGTGACACCTGATTCAGTGTGATGCGTATTCATGTAAAAGTTCTATTGAAGGGATTAACCAATTGATTAGATGATTAAAGATATCTAGAAAATTATAAGTGAATTGTTTTAAGACAAACAAAAGCTTTCCATTTTTActcaagaaaactcagaaatgtttagagaataaatgaataaccAAGCCCtttgtagaaaaaatatatactttattttcaaCTAGAAAGGTGCAAACATGTAACTTTTGGTCACACTCTCAACAAATAAACTGTCCAAAAAAACAGTCATAGTCGAAGTAGAAACAAATGCTTCCAGGTGGAAAAACCAATCAGCTATACAGagccattcattttttaataaaggtCATTTGTACATTAAAAGTGAGCCTACCACATTTCCAACCTACAAATCAGACTTCCAAGGACATTGCTGCCTCACCTTCAGCAAAAATCCTGTTTTGATGGACTGCTGCTCTAACTGAgcagaatttccatttgaataTCCATTTCATGCTTTGAGTTATCAGACAAGCTTTACGTCCTACCTATGGTGTTCAGAATTGAGGCTAACATTTGAAATATCAAagcattaaaaacataaacaaaaaggCACAAACAACTTTAAATTAACTTAGATAactgtacaaatatatatatatttatatatatatacacacagtatttacaatatcaataaaaaaaaaatctggcttgTTACAGGCAAATTAGCTTGCCACAAGCTGTCCAGTCTAATAGACAGGATTCTGATTCCTGAACACTGTCATCTGAATCAGAAGGTCAGAGCTGAATCTGCTGTTATGACCTAGAGAAGAACTTGACTCATCCTCATGAACGCACATCCTAGCTGTCACTGGAGCTACAGGCAGGTCAGTGAGTCTTCCTTCCCAGTGACACTCCAAGTAGCAGGGACATCACTACTGTAAGATGACAAGGCTTCCTATTGGTCCCCTCCCACTGCTCCTAGCATACATGCTGGTGCTATGCACTAATGCAGTCCCACAGTCAAGTCTTACTTCCTTCAAACCAGTGTCTGGGGTTGACAGACTGTTTGAATGTCATAAGGCACAAGATTTTGAATTTGGtgggaatttttcttttccccagttagaaaaacaaatttaaataaccTGTGCTACTGAAATCATGTTTACACAAAAATGAGATGTGAATCAGTTCAAGTGACAGCCTAAAGAGTTCATGTCTCACACTCTCTCTGGCTTTAGGCCATGTCTCCATACATCTTCCTGTAGTACAGTGACTCAAAGATGTCATTGTCTCCGGGGCAGTTGTAATGGCAGGCACAGGTCTTGATGAACATCATGCTTTTCTTCATGACCTCACCATCAGGACACTTGAACTCCACGGGAAGGGTTGCGGTTCTGTGTGGGGTGCAGCACCGCCCATCGGTGCACACGCCGCAGAATTTAGCCCGGAATGTCTTTACGCTGGTGCAGCCAGAAAGCTCAAACTTGACAGGCTTGGAGATTTTGGGGGTCCGGATGCACTTTTTGCCCTTCTGAGGAAGacaagggaggagagaaaaatcaatgactcTGCAAGGGGTGTGGCTTTCTTCAACCTCTGTGTGTTCTCGCCTTAGGGCTGTCTgacttctgtttatattttgagGATGGGAAGGTTGAGTCTCATTTGCCAGTTTTCCAAAAATAGACATGGCCTCTTCTGGGATGTCTTGAATGAACTAACACTGTGGAGGATTTCCGAGTGGAAAATTGGTGGCTCCTATTACATAACATCTCATTCCATCAAAACAGTTCAATGGTTGGATATTTTTGGAGATGACAGGCCTATAATAACAAGGGTGGTAAGAGACCTAACTTTGGTCCTGTCCTAACTTTGGTCCTGTCCACTCTTGTTCCATGATTATGAGTTAATTGGAGGAGAAAACGTACCTTGATGTTCTCTTCCAGGTCAGCTTCACAAGGCCTGACCATGCAGAGGCGGCTCTGCTTCTCCAGCCTGCAGAAGGCGTTGTCATTGGTAACCCGGGTGGAGATGCCCATCCCGCAGGTCTTGGAACAGGCACTCCACTCTGTGGTCTGGACCAGGCAGTTGGCTCGAATCATGGTTGGGTCTGGGCCAAACGTGTCTTCCAGTCGGTAAGCTGTGAGAGCAGGGAACACAAACACGAGGTAAGACCCCAGGCTAAGACATTTCCCCCTGCCCTTGGCAAAGTCAGGACTCAGCCCCAGGGGGGAGAATCACGAGGCTGGCTTAGAGGAAGACTCAGCTCACCAGCGAGGGCAGGGCCGACCACGGTGTGGTCCTTGGGCTCGTCACACACCCACTCTTCGCAGCATTTCCCGGGCAGCTTGACCCTTCGTGGGAAGGGGCAGTCGGGGCTGGGCAGGCGGACATCCATGCTGCACAGGGGCACGCAGCCCACCGCTCCGTCCAGGCAAGTGCACTGGTATTTGCAGCTGCTCTGGAAGGACTCTCCGCTCCGGTACACCGACCCTCCGAAGACGCAGGGGGCACCATCTTTGGCTGAAGGAGCGGAAGGGAAAAAGGGGACGTGCAGGGGTCAAGCATCGGTTCTCGAGCCTGAACAGGAAGCGCGTCGGGGATGCGAGCTGGGAGCAGGGCTCCAGGGAAACAGCCTGAGGAAAGGACGCAATTCGAGCGGCTTTCTTTTCCGGAGGGACGGTGAGCGTGAGGGAAGAGGTGGTGGGACATCGAGTGTCCCCCGGCGCCccggtggcggtggcggtggcgcGGGGCGGGGACGGGGGCTGCAGGTCTTACCGGTGCACACGCCAATCTTGCGGTTGGCCGGGGAGCCGAAGTCGCAGAAGAGGCCCTTGTGCGGGTCGCAGGGGTCGCGCTCGGTGCACAGCTCGCCCAGCTGCTTGGCGCACACGCGGCAGCAGCCGCAGCTGTCCAGTACCAGGCTGACGCCAGCGGGGCAGCGCGGCGCCGGGCCGGCAGCGCACTGGCACCGGCCGCCGCAGTCCTGGCCGGAGGTGGGCTGCGGAGGGAGGCGGCTGTCAGCCGGACGCACGCCCTTCGGCGCCGCCGGGGTCCCTCCCGGTCTCCCGCCCGGCCCCGGCCGCCGCGGGGGGTCTCCGGTGCTTACCCGGCTGCAGAGGGCGAGCAGGAGCACGAAGGCGCAGCGGACGGGGCCCAGGCCAGCGGCGGACATGGTCGGGGCGCTATGGGCGGCGGGAGGCGGCGGGGCGGGCGTGGCGCGGCGGGCCGGGCTGGCGGCTCGGGTTCGGGCCGGAGGCGGGGTCGGGACGCGCCGGGCTGCTGTCTCGGGAGCTGTCGGCCTGGGCGGCTGCCGTCGAACTGAAGGCAGTGGGTCGCCGGCGGTGGGAGTCGTACTGGCTGCCTCCTCTCGGCGGGGAAGAGTTGTTGTGTGAGGCCAGGACGGGCGGCCCGAGGCTTTTATACGCTCAGGGCGGCCCCGGCTCGCCAATGAGCTGAATGGAGTCCTACACAAACAGGGACATTCCTCGCAttcctccccaccttcctgccTCATCAACTCACACCGGATTGATCCTGACCCCTTGACACTCAGCATTCCTCCCGTCTGAAAAAGCTGGCACACTCCagctcaccaaaaaaaaaaaaaaaaaaaaaaaaggctcagtaTTTCCAGCCAccaaataggatttttttttctcttgcctcttcgcaTCACTCCtgatttatatcatttaaaaaacacatcgGCAgtgattatcattatttttatgccACTCACTTCTGTTTCTAATAGCTGTGCCTGTTCTGCACACTGACATAAATCCTTTGTAGGAGGTAGGTAGCTGAAGAGGCTAATAGCAGGGATTCCTAAAAAATTCGAaagggtttccttttttattggttTGGTAATGATTTTTAGTTTTAGAGGCTGTCTGCCTTTGAAACTCTTCAGAGAGCAGAAAAGGAGTTCGTTGCTTTTAACTGCTTGAAATCCCCTAGAAGCAGAAGCATACCTGCAAATTCCTGAATCCCACATTGGAGATGCAGGAATTTGATCATTTGTCACTTGGAATAACGGTTTGGATGCCCATGCCAGACGAAAAGGAGAATAAAGCTAGGGGTCTGAGTATGGATGCAGTTTTCTGGGAGGGATTTCCACCActcttgctttgttttctcttaataTGTGTAGCAGTTTTATCGTTGGGGctatagagagagaaaagggatgaGTGGACATCAACACTTCCAGAAAAATCCATCTATTGTTATGTCAGAGCAATAATGTTGGGTAGGTAGAAGCCCTGGGTGTTGGGATGGAAAAAGGGGTGGGAAGACAGGGGAACCATATAGGAGGGGAGCAGCAAGAAGCTTGGGGTTCACTCGGGGAGTTTTAAACACATTGGTGGGTCTTTGAGAAATGAGTGATTTTTCTTACGCTAAAACCTATAATCTTCAAATGTGAAGATTTAGTTGtcttgcagttaaaaaaaaatctgattatatAACGAGAACACTGTACCCCCATTATATTTGGTTATAAACTAAGAGTGTCAGTAAGTAATATATTTTAGTGACTCTCCACACATCTGTGAATAGTAATTGTTACTTCTTATTACCCAAGGAGCCTGTAGCCTAATGGAGGGAGATCAGGACAAGGAAAGAATAGGTTTTATTCCCTCTGCTTGTGTGCAGATGTCAAATATGGCCAATAAAGTCTAAACATATGTCCCTTTCCTAATATTGCTATTTAGCTTCAATAAGGAGTCAGTTAATTAACTGTGCTTCCCTCTAGAATCTAtagtttagttttttgtttgtttgtttgtttttgcggtatgcgggcctctcactcttgtggcctctcccgttgcggagcacaggctccgcacgcgcagactcagcggccatggctcacgggcccagccgctccgcggcatgcgggatcttcccagaccggggcacgaacccgtgtcccctgcatcgccaggcggactctcaaccactgcgccaccagggaagcccagtttagctttttttgttgttgttaataactCCAGTTTCCACTTTATGTAAAGAGAATGATTCCAGGGCTATGCCATTTTTTCCTATTGTAATGCCACATCCTTTGATGCTGGTATTACCCATGAGTAGATTCATTTTAGTTGCTGATGCTTCCTTGTATAGGCTGAAATTAACCTATCTGTTTCAGATGCAAAGGCAAGCTTTCAGAAGCATTATagatttataatttgaaaatagcCTGTTTAAACTGGCCACAttttttcaagtttcattttattctgttgaaaaagagccaagaaaaaaaaaactactccaACTTCAGCACAGACCACATCATCTGTGCACAATTACCTTGTTAAGCAGTCCACATGTTGTACAGTGTAGTTGCATGTCAACAGTGGGATTAGCCAGCCAACGATGGGGGTCTCTGAAGCTCAGGAAGAATTTTCATCATTGTTATTTCATGTTCTTTCCAAGCATTCCTCAAAGAGAAGAGGCCTTAAAAGTTCCTATTTAAAGAAGGAGCATTCCGAGTTACGTTAATAGCTACATGTGTATTAAAGGCAACTTGGCCCCCAACTTTTTCTTCCCCTGTGGATGATTTTAAAAGTCCAAAATATGTGGGAAGCCACAGTGAAATCTTTCAAGACCTAACCCCCCAATTATATCTACCACTAATGGTTGGAAAGGTGTGGTggatggagaaggggagggatgTGAAACTGGGACCTCACCCAAAGTGACATGTGGCCTGGGCCATGAGCTCTTGTGGCTTGCAGGGTGAGGTAGATGGGAGAACTGGTTGGGAATTTTTGAATACTCTGGAGAGTCTAAGAGCCACCACTTCATGCCCAGCAGAGTGGAGACTCTCATTCATGGAGGGGCTAAATTGCTGGACTGGGTTACAGCTGGGTGACCTGGGGTGTATTCTTGGAGCTGCCATTCACAAATCTTAGGGAAGTCACAAGTAGGAGTCATATTCCCGAGTTTCCGTTTATAAAATGATGGTTTAATGATAGTTAATTAGACTACAGTTCTCAGAGAACTggtgcttttttattttagtttatttttaaatttaatttaatttaatctttttgatctttcttgattttctctttctccacaaGCATAACAAGTGTATTCCTATTCTGCTGTGTTGTTAAAAATATCGGGAAGTATTATAAAAAGAATTTGGTTTTAATAAAATTCACGTGGTCCCTCAAAGTCTCAAAAGTCCATAGTTAGCTCCAGTTGGATGGTTTTAATATTGGCTAAGAGAAAATAAGCATATTGAAATATACGGAACATGGAATCTCAGAATAGAAAAATATGCCGTGCATGTAAGGTTAGATTGGGACTTTATGATCAAAACTCTTTTGAAAGgtttaaaatgaaagattattAAGACAGTGACAGAAAGAGGACGGGAGAGAAAGAATGAATACACCCAAGACATTCACAGACTCAAAAGTATGTTTATATTGTGATATGGACCATCAAATGCCAGGAAATTCAAAGGGAAAGGCTGACACTCTGTCCTTCACTCATGCCATGGGGTTTGAATTCTTGCACTATTATAAAtgactcagcaaatgtttgtgtGTGCCTGGGCAGTAAAGTGGAGATCGTGGCTTCTTATAACTTCTTCCAGCTCTGACTTATCCCAACCCTTTTGATTGACA harbors:
- the CCN2 gene encoding CCN family member 2: MSAAGLGPVRCAFVLLLALCSRPTSGQDCGGRCQCAAGPAPRCPAGVSLVLDSCGCCRVCAKQLGELCTERDPCDPHKGLFCDFGSPANRKIGVCTAKDGAPCVFGGSVYRSGESFQSSCKYQCTCLDGAVGCVPLCSMDVRLPSPDCPFPRRVKLPGKCCEEWVCDEPKDHTVVGPALAAYRLEDTFGPDPTMIRANCLVQTTEWSACSKTCGMGISTRVTNDNAFCRLEKQSRLCMVRPCEADLEENIKKGKKCIRTPKISKPVKFELSGCTSVKTFRAKFCGVCTDGRCCTPHRTATLPVEFKCPDGEVMKKSMMFIKTCACHYNCPGDNDIFESLYYRKMYGDMA